Proteins from a genomic interval of Heteronotia binoei isolate CCM8104 ecotype False Entrance Well chromosome 5, APGP_CSIRO_Hbin_v1, whole genome shotgun sequence:
- the LOC132572369 gene encoding CD59 glycoprotein-like, with product MDKTKFILFTVCIAIVMFCHSGEALRCYTCEQSPVVCRTNVTCTHEEDVCLQIRFLHLRTYSCWKSSRCIRKEVADEFNADSFRFLCCYKDLCNKSPSLLAASAAAFSISAVIVLWMVSQ from the exons ATGGACAAAACAAAATTCATTCTCTTCACAGTCTGCATTGCTATAGTCATGTTCTGCCATTCTG GCGAAGCACTCCGATGTTACACCTGTGAACAAAGTCCTGTAGTGTGCAGGACCAATGTTACTTGTACCCACGAAGAAGATGTCTGCTTGCAAATCAGGTTTT tgCATCTGAGaacatacagctgctggaagtCATCGCGATGCATCCGAAAAGAAGTTGCCGATGAATTTAATGCTGACAGTTTTAGATTCCTTTGCTGCTACAAGGATCTCTGCAACAAGAGCCCGAGCCtcctggcagccagtgcagctgcatTCAGTATTTCTGCAGTGATTGTGCTTTGGATGGTGTCCCAGTAA
- the CHST14 gene encoding carbohydrate sulfotransferase 14, whose amino-acid sequence MFPQPFIPVVARSSEMGGTSVRRATVSSRTRLRGSSGTMLLPSMLMFGVIVASSGLLLMIEKGILAEVKSPPLHPSHGELSWRNAGSARAASVPEDIGYHVLQDIRNRTIRTMCGQKNMPHSIWDLSAGQRRTLLKHILVSDKHHFLYCYVPKVACSNWKRILKVLDGVLENVDVKLKMDHKKDLVFLSEMKPEEIRYRLKHYFKFIFVRDPMERLLSAYRNKFGEIKEYQLKYGVEIVNRYRKNPGKTTGDDVTFSEFLRYLLDEEVEKMNEHWMPIYSLCQPCAVRYDFIGSYERLNEDANYVLERVQAPSFIHFPERQSWYKPVTPQTLHYYLCNTPRGLVKELLPKYILDFSLFAYPLPNITSEFCRQ is encoded by the coding sequence ATGTTTCCACAGCCTTTCATCCCAGTGGTGGCAAGAAGCTCAGAGATGGGGGGTACTTCTGTGCGGCGGGCCACTGTCTCTTCCAGGACCCGCTTGCGTGGCAGCAGTGGCACCATGCTGCTGCCCTCCATGCTGATGTTTGGTGTGATCGTGGCCTCCAGCGGCCTTCTGCTCATGATTGAGAAGGGCATTTTGGCTGAAGTGAAGTCcccacctctccatccctcccatGGAGAGCTGTCCTGGAGGAATGCGGGCAGTGCCAGAGCTGCTTCAGTGCCAGAGGACATAGGGTACCATGTCCTGCAAGATATCCGTAACAGGACAATCCGTACCATGTGTGGGCAAAAGAACATGCCCCACAGTATCTGGGACCTCTCCGCTGGCCAGAGGAGGACATTACTCAAACACATTCTGGTTAGCGACAAACATCACTTTTTGTATTGCTACGTCCCCAAAGTTGCCTGCTCCAACTGGAAACGGATTCTGAAAGTTTTAGATGGCGTGCTGGAGAATGTGGACGTGAAGCTGAAAATGGACCACAAGAAAGACTTGGTTTTCCTCAGTGAGATGAAACCAGAGGAGATCAGATACCGGCTAAAGCATTATTTTAAGTTCATCTTCGTCCGAGACCCGATGGAGAGACTTTTATCAGCttacagaaataaatttggaGAGATCAAAGAGTACCAGTTGAAATATGGAGTGGAAATAGTCAACAGGTATAGGAAAAACCCTGGGAAAACCACTGGAGATGATGTCACTTTCTCTGAATTTCTCCGGTACCTCTTAGATGAAGAGGTGGAGAAAATGAATGAACACTGGATGCCCATCTACAGCTTGTGCCAGCCCTGTGCGGTGAGGTATGATTTCATCGGATCCTATGAAAGACTGAATGAAGATGCCAATTATGTTCTGGAACGGGTTCAAGCACCCTCCTTTATACACTTTCCAGAAAGGCAATCATGGTACAAGCCAGTAACTCCTCAAACTTTGCATTATTATCTGTGTAACACTCCAAGGGGGCTTGTCAAAGAGCTGTTGCCAAAGTACATTTTGGATTTCTCTTTGTTTGCTTACCCTCTTCCAAACATTACAAGTGAATTTTGCAGGCAGTGA